The following proteins are co-located in the Silene latifolia isolate original U9 population chromosome 1, ASM4854445v1, whole genome shotgun sequence genome:
- the LOC141599045 gene encoding small nuclear ribonucleoprotein SmD1a-like, whose amino-acid sequence MKLVRFLMKLNNETVSIELKNGTVVHGTIIGVDISMNTHLKTVKLTPKGKNPITMDHLSVRGNNIRYYILPDSLNLETLLVEETPRIKPKKAVAGRPVGRGRGRGRGRGRGRGR is encoded by the exons ATGAAGCTCGTAAG GTTTTTGATGAAATTAAACAATGAGACCGTCTCCATTGAGCTCAAGAATGGCACTGTTGTTCATGGCACTATCATAG GTGTTGACATTAGCATGAACACACATTTGAAGACAGTAAAACTCACTCCAAAAGGGAAAAATCCCATTACAATGGATCACTTAAGTGTTCGTGGGAATAACATTCGATACTACATTCTTCCTGACAGCTTGAATCTTGAAACTTTGCTTGTGGAGGAAACGCCAAGAATCAAGCCAAAAAAGGCAGTTGCAG GGAGACCTGTGGGACGTGGAAGGGGCAGAGGCCGTGGTCGTGGACGTGGCCGTGGCCGTTAG